One region of Ornithinibacter aureus genomic DNA includes:
- a CDS encoding VWA domain-containing protein has protein sequence MAEVKTAVLSLLMDAYQRRDRVGLVTFRGTGADLALPPTSSVEAAAACLAELPHGGRTPLAEGLATAAKTLGLERIRDPRRRALLVLVTDGRATAGVDALGRAQRIADQWGHVAVDSVVIDCESGRFRMGLARDLADRMGAEHVPLEDIAADHLVALINDRRAA, from the coding sequence ATGGCCGAGGTCAAGACGGCCGTCCTGTCGCTGCTCATGGACGCCTACCAGCGACGCGATCGCGTGGGCCTGGTGACCTTCCGAGGCACCGGTGCCGACCTCGCGTTGCCGCCGACCTCCTCGGTCGAGGCGGCCGCCGCCTGCCTGGCCGAACTCCCCCACGGCGGGCGCACGCCCCTGGCCGAGGGTCTCGCCACGGCCGCGAAGACCCTTGGGCTGGAGCGCATCAGGGACCCACGTCGACGGGCGCTGCTCGTGCTCGTCACCGACGGACGCGCCACGGCGGGCGTCGATGCGTTGGGCAGAGCACAGCGCATCGCCGACCAGTGGGGGCACGTCGCCGTCGACAGCGTCGTGATCGACTGCGAGTCCGGCCGCTTCCGGATGGGTCTGGCCAGGGACCTCGCCGACCGGATGGGCGCAGAGCACGTGCCCCTCGAAGACATCGCCGCCGATCACCTCGTGGCGCTCATCAATGACAGGAGGGCCGCCTGA
- a CDS encoding ATP-binding protein, translating into MSNYPFAAIVGADEMALALVLTTVSPEVGGVLVRGEKGTAKSTMVRALAEILPRQAVVHGCRFGCDPRSPAADCPDGPHTDAASTTRPARLVELPVGATEDRVIGSLDLSKALGHGETAFEPGLLAQAHRGLLYVDEVNLLHDHLVDLLLDAAAMGRNTVERDGVSVSHPARIVLIGTMNPEEGELRPQLLDRFGLTVEVKASRDPAQRADVVRRRLAFDEDPVAFQTSYAVAQADVAARIASAQEALRRVRLSDWALDKIATVCAGFEVDGMRADIVTARAAVAHAAWEGRTDVTREDIRTAAKLALPHRRRRAPFDAPGLDEDLLDRLLGDDEPPPPEDPQDPQDEDPHLPDEPDRPERPKEPSDETDTADDDSGDPMTTPSAQDCDEGAQDARDQRSDCTPPDPTDTESGGEVSETDPPAPVQGVAAAHEPYRIRRLSVRGTGSGAAGKRSRAITTWGRTVGSSRERTGRVHLTATITAAARERGARATGRPGRPGRPGRPGRADWRSGRATSARRSPRARSPTSCCCSSTPPGRWLPGLGWPRSRRPSCRCSWTPTSDAIAWAW; encoded by the coding sequence GTGTCCAACTACCCCTTCGCCGCCATCGTCGGTGCCGACGAGATGGCCCTCGCCCTCGTCCTCACCACGGTCTCCCCCGAGGTCGGCGGCGTGCTCGTGCGCGGCGAGAAGGGCACCGCGAAGTCCACGATGGTGCGCGCTCTGGCCGAGATCCTGCCCCGCCAGGCGGTCGTCCACGGATGTCGCTTCGGCTGCGACCCACGGTCGCCCGCCGCCGACTGCCCCGACGGGCCACACACCGACGCCGCATCGACGACCCGCCCAGCTCGTCTGGTCGAACTCCCGGTGGGTGCCACCGAGGATCGCGTCATCGGCTCCCTCGACCTCAGCAAGGCCCTCGGTCACGGTGAAACGGCTTTCGAGCCGGGGCTGCTCGCCCAGGCGCACCGTGGTCTGCTCTATGTCGACGAGGTCAACCTCCTGCACGACCATCTCGTCGACCTGCTCCTCGACGCCGCTGCCATGGGCCGCAACACCGTCGAGCGCGACGGGGTGTCGGTGTCCCACCCTGCCCGCATCGTCCTGATCGGCACCATGAACCCGGAGGAGGGCGAGCTTCGCCCGCAGTTGCTCGACCGCTTCGGCCTGACCGTCGAGGTGAAGGCCAGCCGCGACCCAGCGCAGCGTGCGGACGTGGTCCGTCGGCGGCTCGCCTTCGATGAGGATCCGGTCGCCTTCCAGACCTCGTATGCCGTGGCGCAGGCCGATGTGGCCGCCCGGATCGCGTCCGCCCAGGAGGCCCTGCGTCGCGTGCGTCTGAGTGACTGGGCGCTGGACAAGATCGCCACGGTCTGCGCCGGCTTCGAGGTCGACGGGATGCGTGCCGACATCGTGACCGCGAGGGCTGCGGTGGCCCACGCGGCGTGGGAGGGGCGCACCGACGTCACCCGGGAGGACATCCGCACCGCCGCCAAACTCGCTCTCCCCCACCGACGTCGGCGTGCACCCTTCGACGCGCCGGGACTGGACGAGGACCTGCTCGATCGCCTGCTCGGCGACGACGAGCCGCCGCCTCCGGAGGACCCCCAGGACCCTCAGGATGAAGACCCTCACCTGCCCGACGAGCCGGACCGGCCCGAGCGCCCGAAGGAGCCTTCCGACGAGACGGACACCGCGGACGACGACTCGGGCGACCCCATGACGACGCCGTCGGCGCAGGACTGCGACGAGGGAGCGCAGGACGCCCGCGATCAGCGCTCCGACTGCACACCGCCGGACCCCACCGACACGGAGAGCGGCGGAGAGGTCTCCGAGACCGACCCGCCGGCGCCCGTCCAGGGCGTGGCGGCAGCACACGAGCCGTACCGCATTCGTCGCCTCAGTGTGCGGGGCACGGGGTCGGGAGCGGCCGGCAAACGCAGCCGGGCGATCACGACCTGGGGCAGGACGGTCGGATCGAGCCGCGAGCGCACGGGCCGGGTCCATCTGACCGCCACCATCACGGCCGCTGCCCGAGAGCGAGGCGCCCGCGCCACCGGACGACCGGGACGACCGGGACGACCGGGACGACCGGGACGAGCCGACTGGAGATCCGGGCGAGCGACCTCCGCTCGGCGATCACCCAGGGCAAGGAGTCCAACCTCGTGCTGCTGCTCGTCGACGCCTCCGGGTCGATGGCTGCCCGGTCTCGGATGGCCGAGGTCAAGACGGCCGTCCTGTCGCTGCTCATGGACGCCTACCAGCGACGCGATCGCGTGGGCCTGGTGA